In Candidatus Zixiibacteriota bacterium, one DNA window encodes the following:
- a CDS encoding efflux RND transporter periplasmic adaptor subunit has product MEEEKAKPDLSSLRIDRSKRYDDDRPRSKWWRYLAVAAAIVIIVVSFIVFRERVTPSLKVKTAVVSLVSGSEAAASLVATGYVVAQRKAEVASKGTGRLAFLGFEEGDTVSAGQVIASLDNADIKAALEQAKAALGQAEVDTLNAGRNYRRQADLLKSGAVTDALMEDAEARYKSSLAAFTGARAAVRAAEVNLENTYIRAPFSGTVLTKNAEVGEIVAPFASSSSSKGSVVTLADMTSLEVEADVAEANINRVQVGQPAEIVLDAYPTVRYPAQVKKIVPTADRSRATVLTKVAFTQIDNKVIPEMSAMVNFFVGGEASAAQAPTMLSVLRDAITTRDGQSVTFRVDEDHVAMVPVKTGREFGKTVEILEGLTQGDMVVLSPPGKMATGQKVDITK; this is encoded by the coding sequence AACGGTACGATGACGACCGTCCGAGGAGCAAATGGTGGCGCTACCTGGCGGTGGCGGCGGCTATCGTCATAATCGTGGTTTCGTTCATTGTATTCCGCGAGCGCGTGACTCCTTCATTAAAAGTAAAGACTGCGGTAGTGAGTCTTGTGTCCGGCTCGGAGGCCGCGGCGTCACTGGTCGCAACGGGATACGTGGTGGCACAACGCAAAGCTGAAGTGGCATCAAAGGGAACCGGACGGCTGGCCTTTTTGGGCTTTGAAGAGGGGGACACTGTGTCTGCCGGTCAGGTGATCGCAAGTCTGGACAACGCCGACATCAAAGCGGCTCTGGAACAGGCGAAGGCTGCCCTGGGACAGGCCGAGGTTGACACGCTGAACGCCGGGCGAAATTATCGCCGGCAGGCGGACCTGCTCAAATCAGGCGCGGTCACAGACGCGCTCATGGAAGACGCCGAGGCCCGCTATAAGAGCTCTCTTGCCGCTTTCACCGGAGCCCGCGCAGCGGTCAGGGCGGCTGAAGTAAATCTCGAAAACACCTACATCCGAGCACCGTTCAGTGGTACCGTGTTGACAAAGAATGCGGAGGTAGGTGAGATCGTGGCACCTTTTGCGTCGTCATCATCCTCGAAGGGATCCGTGGTAACTCTCGCAGATATGACGTCATTGGAAGTCGAGGCCGACGTCGCCGAGGCCAATATCAACCGTGTGCAGGTTGGCCAGCCAGCCGAGATCGTCCTCGATGCCTATCCCACGGTCCGCTATCCCGCCCAAGTCAAGAAGATTGTGCCGACAGCCGACCGCTCGCGCGCAACCGTGCTCACCAAAGTCGCTTTCACTCAGATCGACAACAAAGTGATTCCGGAAATGTCTGCCATGGTTAACTTTTTCGTCGGTGGCGAGGCGTCCGCGGCGCAAGCTCCGACGATGCTGTCGGTACTGCGCGACGCTATTACGACCCGCGATGGCCAGTCGGTGACGTTCCGTGTTGATGAGGACCATGTCGCCATGGTGCCGGTGAAGACTGGCCGCGAGTTCGGTAAGACAGTTGAGATCCTCGAAGGATTGACGCAAGGAGACATGGTGGTCCTTTCGCCTCCCGGCAAGATGGCGACCGGACAGAAAGTGGACATAACCAAATAG
- a CDS encoding ABC transporter ATP-binding protein — protein sequence MAQTLVRVQSVFKSYWRDSLEIPVLRNISCEIPEGEFLALMGPSGSGKTTLLNLIAGIDRVSKGSIQVAGNDLSSLDDAQMARWRHRNIGFVFQFYNLIPVLNAYENVELPLLLTRLSKSERKKQVEAALNIVGLGDRMKHYPNQLSGGQEQRVAIARALVTDPNLILADEPTGDLDKQSAEDIMSLLSQLNSQYNKTIVMVTHDPRAAEKAHLIRRLDKGELVNGDGSR from the coding sequence ATGGCACAAACTCTTGTTCGCGTACAGTCGGTTTTCAAATCCTATTGGCGAGACAGCCTGGAGATTCCCGTGTTGCGGAATATTTCGTGCGAGATCCCCGAAGGGGAGTTCCTGGCGTTGATGGGACCATCCGGTTCTGGGAAAACCACACTGTTGAATCTGATAGCGGGGATCGACCGGGTGTCGAAAGGAAGTATTCAGGTTGCGGGGAATGATCTTTCGTCGCTTGACGACGCCCAGATGGCGCGGTGGCGTCACCGCAATATCGGGTTTGTCTTTCAGTTCTATAATCTCATTCCGGTTCTGAACGCATATGAGAATGTCGAACTGCCGCTCTTGCTGACCAGACTGAGCAAGAGCGAACGGAAGAAGCAGGTCGAGGCCGCATTGAACATAGTCGGTCTCGGAGACCGCATGAAGCATTATCCGAACCAGCTTTCGGGCGGCCAGGAACAGCGAGTTGCCATCGCCCGTGCCCTGGTGACCGATCCCAATCTCATTTTGGCCGATGAACCAACGGGCGATCTCGACAAACAATCGGCCGAGGATATCATGTCCTTGCTGAGCCAACTCAACAGTCAATACAACAAGACCATCGTGATGGTCACCCACGATCCCCGGGCAGCAGAGAAAGCGCATCTCATTCGCCGTCTCGATAAAGGCGAATTGGTTAACGGAGACGGCAGCCGGTGA
- a CDS encoding FtsX-like permease family protein, producing MKFLKLTFRNAGRHTLRTVLTVFGMAIAVMAFAVIRTAIEAWYSQAEASSPNRLVTMNNVSIVFTLPLAYQSKIEAVPGVNTVAHAQWFGGVYIDAKNFFPKFAIEAEPYLKMYPEWVVPEDQKEAFLKERNAAMIGRKLADRFGWKVGDAVRIVGDIFPGDWDFVIRAIYTGAKENTDENSWMFHYEYLDERMRRETPARAGEVAWFVVQIDDPTRATALSEQIDALFKNSPAETKTQTEEAFALSFVAMSGSIIAGMQIISVMVIGIILLVLANTMAMTARERISEYAVLKTLGFSPKHIVGLIFGESLVIAVLGGALGIALTFPIVGLMKLALSAYFGAFPLPALTFILAGGSAVVVGLLAAIFPASKALRTTIVDGLRVID from the coding sequence GTGAAGTTTCTCAAACTGACATTCAGAAATGCCGGGCGTCATACCCTTCGCACGGTTCTGACGGTCTTCGGCATGGCCATCGCGGTGATGGCGTTTGCCGTCATTCGCACCGCTATCGAGGCGTGGTACAGCCAGGCCGAGGCATCATCACCCAACCGCCTGGTGACCATGAACAACGTGTCTATTGTTTTCACGTTACCGCTTGCCTACCAGTCGAAGATCGAGGCGGTACCGGGGGTCAACACCGTGGCGCACGCTCAATGGTTCGGCGGGGTTTATATTGATGCCAAAAACTTCTTTCCGAAATTCGCCATTGAAGCCGAGCCATATCTGAAGATGTATCCGGAATGGGTGGTGCCGGAGGACCAAAAGGAAGCGTTTCTTAAGGAACGAAACGCTGCGATGATTGGACGCAAGCTGGCCGACCGGTTCGGCTGGAAAGTCGGCGATGCAGTACGTATCGTCGGGGACATTTTCCCCGGCGACTGGGATTTCGTTATCCGTGCCATATATACCGGCGCCAAGGAAAACACCGATGAGAACTCCTGGATGTTCCATTACGAATATCTCGATGAACGGATGCGCCGGGAGACGCCGGCACGCGCCGGAGAGGTTGCCTGGTTCGTCGTGCAGATCGACGATCCCACCAGGGCAACGGCATTATCGGAACAAATTGACGCCTTATTCAAGAACTCACCCGCTGAAACCAAGACACAAACCGAGGAAGCTTTTGCACTCAGTTTCGTGGCCATGTCCGGCTCCATCATTGCCGGCATGCAGATTATCTCTGTCATGGTTATCGGCATTATCCTGTTGGTGCTGGCAAACACGATGGCCATGACCGCACGTGAACGTATCAGCGAATATGCCGTGCTCAAAACCCTTGGATTCAGTCCAAAGCACATTGTGGGCCTCATCTTCGGGGAGTCGCTCGTCATCGCCGTCCTGGGCGGTGCCCTGGGCATTGCGCTCACCTTTCCCATCGTTGGCTTGATGAAACTCGCGCTCTCCGCCTACTTCGGAGCGTTTCCACTCCCTGCGTTGACGTTCATACTGGCAGGCGGATCGGCAGTTGTGGTCGGTCTGCTGGCCGCCATATTCCCAGCCTCCAAGGCGCTGCGAACGACAATTGTCGACGGCCTGCGAGTGATTGATTGA
- a CDS encoding ABC transporter permease: MPKLLSYSYKNSFARKLTSILTLSGIGLVVFVFSAVLMLSNGLEKTLVATGSDSNVIVVRKAANTELVSLVSRAQADVVKTDAGVARAADGTPLFANEILVLISQPKRSNNEISNVPVRGVGEGSFKIRPAVKLVEGRMYRPGTSEIIAGKKVAETFQGCGLGETVRFGSRDWTIVGLFEAGGSGFESELWGDIDQFLAAFERPVFSSLTFAIDPGHSLSEIENRLENDSRLTVDVMSEKEYYRLQSATFATFINILGVAISVIFSLGAIVGAMITMYAGVANRTIEIGTLRALGFSRNSILGAFLFESLFIAVVGGLVGISLAFLLQLVEVSTTNFDTFAELAFSFRMSPRIALSSMIFSVIMGLLGGFLPAVRASRLRIVQALKTR; encoded by the coding sequence ATGCCCAAGCTTCTGAGTTACTCCTACAAGAACAGCTTCGCACGGAAACTGACATCGATTCTGACTTTGTCCGGCATCGGCCTGGTGGTCTTTGTCTTCAGCGCCGTATTGATGCTGTCGAACGGTCTCGAGAAGACACTGGTAGCCACCGGGTCGGACAGCAACGTGATAGTCGTCCGCAAGGCCGCCAACACGGAGCTTGTATCACTTGTCAGCCGAGCACAGGCGGATGTCGTCAAGACCGACGCGGGTGTCGCGCGTGCGGCGGATGGAACGCCACTGTTTGCCAACGAGATCCTCGTACTCATCAGCCAGCCAAAACGCTCGAACAATGAGATTTCAAACGTCCCTGTCCGTGGTGTGGGCGAGGGCTCATTCAAGATTCGGCCGGCAGTGAAACTGGTCGAGGGCCGCATGTACCGCCCCGGCACCTCGGAGATCATCGCCGGAAAGAAAGTCGCCGAGACGTTCCAGGGTTGCGGTCTGGGTGAGACGGTGCGCTTTGGCTCGCGCGACTGGACGATCGTCGGCCTCTTCGAGGCAGGCGGATCCGGATTTGAATCGGAACTGTGGGGTGATATCGACCAGTTCCTGGCGGCGTTCGAGCGTCCGGTATTCTCCTCGCTGACATTTGCTATCGATCCCGGTCACTCGCTGTCGGAGATCGAGAACCGGCTGGAGAATGATTCACGCCTGACGGTCGACGTGATGTCGGAGAAGGAATACTATCGCCTGCAATCGGCCACTTTCGCCACCTTCATCAATATCCTCGGGGTCGCTATCTCCGTGATATTCTCGCTCGGCGCGATTGTCGGCGCCATGATCACCATGTACGCGGGCGTGGCCAACCGCACGATAGAGATCGGAACGTTGCGCGCGTTGGGGTTCTCGCGCAACTCCATCCTGGGAGCGTTTCTATTTGAATCACTCTTCATTGCCGTCGTTGGCGGATTGGTCGGTATTTCGCTCGCATTCCTTCTACAATTGGTCGAGGTTTCCACGACCAATTTTGATACGTTCGCCGAGCTCGCATTCTCATTCCGCATGTCCCCAAGGATCGCCCTGTCATCGATGATATTCTCAGTGATCATGGGGCTACTCGGTGGTTTCCTGCCGGCTGTGCGGGCATCACGACTGCGCATTGTTCAGGCACTGAAGACGCGGTAA
- a CDS encoding ABC transporter ATP-binding protein, which translates to MLEIKQLSKRYRGNVWGLCEFSLTVRPGVLGLLGPNGAGKSTLMRILATVTKPTEGTVVWNGINTITEPDQLRQVLGYLPQDFGVYPNLTAQEFLEYLAATKGLHGIVARRRIDELLTLVNLQDVRKRALGGFSGGMRQRVGIASALLNDPKLLIVDEPTAGLDPEERVRFRNLLSDLSGERIIILSTHIVSDVESIAGNIALINQGKLLVCAPVDQLLATVDGNLWEMTTHAGDLPALRKQFLVTAVVRRGDSLRIRLVADKDPGDGAQQATPTLEDIYLWYVAHDRARAGA; encoded by the coding sequence GTGCTTGAGATCAAACAACTGAGTAAGCGCTACCGAGGGAACGTCTGGGGACTGTGCGAATTCAGTCTTACCGTTCGTCCGGGCGTGCTTGGCCTGCTGGGCCCGAACGGCGCGGGCAAGTCTACGCTCATGCGAATTCTGGCCACCGTTACCAAGCCAACCGAAGGCACGGTCGTTTGGAATGGTATCAACACGATCACTGAACCGGATCAGCTTCGACAGGTACTGGGGTACCTGCCGCAGGATTTCGGTGTCTATCCCAACCTGACTGCACAAGAGTTCCTGGAGTACCTTGCGGCGACCAAAGGACTGCATGGGATTGTGGCCAGGCGTCGAATTGACGAGCTGCTCACTCTGGTCAATCTCCAGGATGTGAGAAAGCGGGCGCTTGGCGGTTTCTCCGGAGGGATGCGTCAGCGTGTAGGGATTGCGTCGGCGCTTCTGAACGATCCAAAGCTTCTCATCGTCGATGAGCCCACCGCCGGACTCGACCCCGAAGAACGGGTCCGTTTTCGGAATCTGCTGAGTGATCTGTCCGGCGAGCGGATTATCATTCTCTCCACTCATATCGTCTCTGATGTTGAATCGATAGCTGGCAACATCGCTCTCATCAATCAAGGGAAGCTGCTTGTCTGCGCTCCGGTCGATCAGCTTCTGGCCACGGTGGACGGCAATCTGTGGGAGATGACCACACATGCAGGAGACCTCCCGGCGCTTCGAAAACAGTTCCTGGTGACGGCAGTCGTCCGTCGCGGGGATTCTCTGCGCATCCGACTGGTGGCCGACAAAGATCCTGGCGACGGAGCGCAACAGGCGACACCGACACTCGAAGATATCTACTTGTGGTATGTCGCTCACGATCGCGCGCGGGCCGGCGCATGA
- a CDS encoding penicillin-binding protein activator LpoB, whose translation MKKVLGLATVVCLVISCSSSKQVTRLEPETVTDLSGNWNDTDSRMVAQEMITDAVGRPWLYDFVAKNGRQPVVTVGTIRNLSSEHIDTEVFTKDFERELLNSGKVKFVASKEERGEVREERMDQAESASRETMKKLREETGADFLLSGSVKSVVDQEEKNKAIFYQTDLQLINIETNEKVWIGSKEIKKGISRGSRKW comes from the coding sequence ATGAAGAAGGTATTGGGTCTTGCAACAGTCGTCTGTCTGGTGATTTCCTGCAGCAGCTCCAAACAGGTGACACGTCTCGAACCGGAAACGGTCACAGACCTGAGCGGCAACTGGAACGACACCGATTCGCGGATGGTGGCGCAAGAAATGATCACCGACGCGGTCGGCCGCCCTTGGCTGTATGACTTCGTCGCCAAGAACGGCCGCCAGCCGGTGGTGACGGTGGGGACGATCCGCAATCTGTCGAGCGAACATATCGACACCGAAGTGTTCACCAAGGACTTCGAGCGCGAACTGCTCAACTCCGGTAAAGTAAAATTCGTCGCCTCCAAAGAAGAACGGGGTGAGGTACGTGAAGAACGGATGGACCAGGCGGAATCGGCATCGCGCGAGACTATGAAAAAGCTGCGCGAAGAGACGGGCGCCGACTTCCTGTTGTCTGGCTCCGTCAAGTCGGTTGTCGACCAGGAGGAGAAAAACAAGGCCATCTTTTACCAGACGGACCTCCAGCTCATCAACATCGAGACCAACGAAAAAGTCTGGATCGGCAGCAAAGAGATCAAGAAGGGTATTTCGCGCGGCAGCCGGAAGTGGTAG
- a CDS encoding beta-ketoacyl-[acyl-carrier-protein] synthase family protein, which produces MQRQVIISGIGAVTACGLGADALWRHVVGGVSAVQPWPEAEASGLAVRIGAQVVGFDPERFVPRKMARRLDRSAQFALGAATMALADAGLNTSPASPERCGVFDGSSLGSTALVIEQLRKSLAGDNCAHGPSILVCGMSGNSSGAIAMQFGFKGPAVTLSHGSVSSACAVGHGLRGIERGDLDVAIVGGTEAPLHLDIVRPFVHAGVLSKFNGSPHAACRPFAADRDGFVLGEGAVYLVLEERQHAILRRAKMYCRAAGFAETCDAFHPTSPDPEGVMLAVAIRKALDDAELAPGEIGYVNLHGTATSANDPAECNAVRAIFGPTENQPACGSTKPVTGHLLGACGALEAAVIALAVDRQVIPPSINSTPRDPQCDINCAGDKSHKTDIQAAVSANCSFGGRNACLVFCKIDNGSSGKEYV; this is translated from the coding sequence ATGCAGCGACAGGTGATCATAAGCGGGATAGGCGCCGTCACGGCCTGCGGCCTGGGAGCCGACGCACTCTGGCGTCATGTTGTCGGAGGTGTTTCGGCAGTTCAGCCTTGGCCGGAAGCCGAAGCGAGTGGATTGGCTGTGCGGATCGGTGCTCAGGTGGTGGGATTCGATCCTGAGCGGTTCGTTCCACGCAAAATGGCCCGGCGGCTCGACCGTTCGGCGCAATTCGCGCTGGGAGCGGCGACAATGGCGCTGGCCGATGCCGGATTGAACACCTCACCGGCGTCCCCCGAACGATGCGGTGTTTTCGACGGTTCCTCCCTTGGTTCGACGGCGCTGGTCATCGAGCAACTGAGAAAGTCGTTGGCAGGGGACAACTGTGCGCACGGCCCATCTATATTGGTATGCGGCATGTCGGGCAACTCATCCGGCGCCATCGCCATGCAGTTTGGCTTCAAAGGTCCGGCGGTGACCCTATCGCACGGCAGCGTGTCATCAGCCTGCGCCGTCGGTCATGGACTTCGCGGCATTGAACGCGGTGACCTCGACGTTGCGATCGTCGGGGGGACCGAGGCGCCGTTACACCTTGATATTGTTCGCCCCTTCGTTCACGCGGGTGTGCTGTCAAAGTTCAATGGTTCCCCGCACGCGGCGTGCCGGCCATTTGCCGCCGATCGCGACGGTTTCGTACTGGGTGAAGGAGCGGTGTATCTTGTACTTGAGGAACGTCAGCACGCAATCCTGCGAAGGGCGAAGATGTACTGCCGGGCTGCAGGGTTTGCTGAAACCTGCGATGCGTTCCATCCGACTTCGCCTGACCCCGAGGGCGTGATGCTGGCTGTAGCCATTCGGAAAGCGCTCGATGATGCAGAACTCGCCCCAGGAGAAATCGGCTATGTCAATCTGCATGGGACGGCAACTTCTGCCAATGATCCTGCCGAGTGCAATGCAGTGCGGGCGATTTTCGGACCAACGGAGAATCAGCCGGCCTGCGGCTCAACCAAGCCGGTGACCGGACATCTCCTGGGAGCGTGCGGCGCACTGGAGGCTGCGGTGATCGCACTGGCGGTAGATCGACAAGTGATCCCGCCATCGATCAATAGCACTCCACGTGACCCCCAATGCGACATCAATTGCGCGGGGGACAAAAGCCATAAGACAGACATTCAGGCGGCAGTGTCCGCCAACTGCAGTTTTGGCGGGCGGAATGCCTGCCTCGTCTTTTGCAAGATCGATAACGGTTCCTCCGGGAAGGAGTATGTATGA